The following are from one region of the Epinephelus fuscoguttatus linkage group LG11, E.fuscoguttatus.final_Chr_v1 genome:
- the slc30a1a gene encoding zinc transporter 1a, with translation MTCEPNRARLLCMLSLTFGFFIVEVVVSRLTSSLSMLSDSFHMLSDVIALVVALVAVRFAEKTHSTNKNTFGWIRAEVMGALVNAVFLTALCFTIVLEAIERFTEPHEIESPLVVAGVGAAGLLVNLLGLCLFHGHAGGGHGHSHGGHSHGNKHKKGKAGKCQKAGNGSSGEETNNLVGNHNSPGDARPRNEISCKDSTEVQMNGVTPYEEMDHDHDSSAQLNMRGVFLHVLGDALGSVIVVVNAVIFTFVWQPCIKGEACVNPCINSHTTDHHHVNHTLIDLLEGPTMSAIKSAGPCWVLYLDPTLCIIMVCILLYTTYPLLKESALILLQTVPKQINMHRLNERLLSLDGVLAIHELHIWQLAGSRIIATAHIKCHDPTSYMEVAKRIKDFFHDEGIHATTIQPEFVTFSSESRDSLCELSCRTQCAPKLCCGSADKHADKQNADKKAGTDCRAAAASALEVISETPEQAAGVQVLPRSEAAVTITREVESSL, from the exons ATGACTTGCGAGCCTAACCGTGCCCGGCTGCTATGCATGCTCTCATTGACTTTTGGGTTTTTCATTGTGGAGGTGGTGGTCAGCCGATTGACTTCATCTCTATCTATGCTGTCGGACTCCTTTCATATGCTGTCGGACGTCATAGCGCTGGTCGTTGCTTTGGTCGCGGTGCGTTTCGCCGAGAAAACCCACTCCACCAACAAAAACACCTTCGGGTGGATCCGGGCGGAAGTGATGGGGGCTCTGGTCAACGCCGTCTTCCTCACGGCGCTGTGTTTCACCATCGTCCTGGAGGCTATCGAGCGGTTCACTGAGCCCCACGAGATCGAGAGTCCGCTGGTGGTCGCAGGGGTCGGCGCCGCGGGGCTCCTGGTCAACCTGCTCGGGCTCTGCTTGTTCCACGGGCACGCCGGCGGAGGCCACGGACACTCCCATGGAGGTCACTCTCATGGAAATAAGCACAAGAAGGGTAAAGCCGGCAAGTGCCAGAAGGCTGGGAATGGGTCCTCAGGGGAGGAGACCAACAACTTAGTGGGAAATCACAACAGCCCTGGTGATGCAAGACCTAGAAATG AAATCAGTTGTAAAGACAGCACAGAGGTGCAGATGAATGGCGTCACCCCCTACGAGGAGATGGACCATGATCACGACTCGTCGGCACAGCTCAACATGCGCGGGGTCTTCCTGCACGTGTTGGGTGACGCCCTTGGCTCTGTCATCGTGGTGGTCAATGCTGTAATATTCACCTTTGTGTGGCAGCCCTGCATAAAAGGCGAGGCATGTGTGAACCCATGTATCAACAGCCACACCACGGATCACCACCATGTCAATCACACACTGATCGACCTGCTGGAAGGCCCCACTATGTCGGCCATAAAGAGTGCTGGCCCCTGCTGGGTCCTCTACCTGGATCCCACCCTCTGCATCATCATGGTCTGTATCCTGCTGTATACTACTTACCCGCTGCTCAAAGAGTCAGCGCTCATCCTGCTGCAGACTGTGCCCAAGCAGATCAACATGCACCGGCTCAATGAGCGGCTACTAAGTCTAGATGGCGTCCTGGCCATCCACGAGCTGCACATCTGGCAGCTGGCTGGCAGTCGCATCATCGCAACGGCGCACATCAAGTGCCACGACCCCACATCTTACATGGAGGTGGCCAAGCGCATCAAGGACTTCTTCCACGACGAGGGCATCCACGCCACCACCATCCAGCCTGAGTTTGTCACGTTCAGCTCAGAGTCTCGAGACTCCCTCTGCGAGCTCTCCTGTCGGACTCAGTGCGCTCCCAAGCTGTGCTGTGGCTCCGCGGACAAACACGCGGACAAACAAAACGCTGATAAGAAGGCCGGCACTGACTGCAGGGCCGCTGCTGCCTCAGCCCTGGAGGTGATTAGTGAGACCCCAGAGCAGGCTGCAGGCGTTCAGGTGCTCCCTCGGTCAGAGGCTGCGGTTACCATCACTAGGGAGGTGGAGTCGTCTCTGTGA